In a genomic window of Streptomyces sp. SJL17-4:
- a CDS encoding PhoH family protein translates to MTQTPTSHNGAPGEARAHFTVPAKHPMVTILGSGDSLLRVIERSFPRTDIHVRGNQVSAVGDAAEVALIQRLFDEMMLVLRTGQPMTEDAVERSIAMLRASENGSEGGEETPAEVLTQNILSNRGRTIRPKTLNQKRYVDAIDKHTIVFGIGPAGTGKTYLAMAKAVQALQSKQVTRIILTRPAVEAGERLGFLPGTLYEKIDPYLRPLYDALHDMLDPDSIPKLMASGTIEVAPLAYMRGRTLNDAFIILDEAQNTNPEQMKMFLTRLGFDSKIVITGDVTQVDLPNGTKSGLRQVRDILEGVQDVHFSTLTSQDVVRHKLVGRIVDAYEQYDIRNESRDDSRGEHRRGRNGK, encoded by the coding sequence ATGACTCAGACGCCCACATCCCACAACGGCGCGCCCGGCGAAGCCCGCGCCCACTTCACCGTCCCCGCCAAGCACCCGATGGTGACCATCCTCGGTTCAGGTGACTCGCTGCTCCGCGTGATCGAGCGGTCCTTCCCCCGGACCGACATCCATGTCCGGGGCAACCAGGTCAGCGCGGTCGGCGACGCCGCGGAAGTCGCGCTGATCCAGCGCCTGTTCGACGAGATGATGCTGGTGCTCCGCACCGGTCAGCCGATGACGGAGGACGCAGTGGAACGCTCGATCGCCATGCTCAGGGCGAGCGAGAACGGCTCGGAGGGCGGCGAGGAGACCCCCGCCGAGGTGCTCACGCAGAACATTCTCTCCAACCGCGGTCGCACCATCCGTCCCAAGACCCTCAACCAGAAGCGGTACGTCGACGCGATCGACAAGCACACGATCGTCTTCGGCATCGGCCCCGCCGGTACGGGAAAGACCTACCTCGCCATGGCCAAGGCGGTCCAGGCCCTGCAGTCCAAGCAGGTCACCCGGATCATCCTGACCCGCCCGGCCGTCGAGGCCGGCGAGCGCCTCGGCTTCCTGCCCGGCACGCTCTACGAGAAGATCGACCCCTACCTGCGCCCGCTCTACGACGCGCTGCACGACATGCTCGACCCCGACTCCATCCCCAAGCTCATGGCGAGCGGGACGATCGAGGTCGCGCCGCTGGCGTACATGCGGGGGCGCACCCTGAACGACGCGTTCATCATTCTGGACGAGGCGCAGAACACGAACCCCGAGCAGATGAAGATGTTCCTCACCCGCCTCGGCTTCGACTCGAAGATCGTCATCACCGGTGACGTCACCCAGGTCGACCTGCCGAACGGGACGAAGAGCGGTCTGCGGCAGGTGCGCGACATCCTGGAAGGCGTCCAGGACGTCCACTTCTCGACGCTCACGTCGCAGGATGTCGTCCGGCACAAGCTCGTCGGCCGTATCGTCGACGCGTACGAGCAGTACGACATCCGCAACGAGAGCCGCGACGACAGCCGCGGCGAGCATCGGCGCGGCCGTAACGGGAAGTAG
- a CDS encoding MmcQ/YjbR family DNA-binding protein, which yields MTPDELRAFCLDFNDATEEFPFGPDVSVFKVAGKLFALSWLESEPLRVNLKCDPDDAVRLREEHPAIAPGYHMNKRHWNTVTVGELPDRMVRELVEDSYDLVVAGLPKAVRLRLDRP from the coding sequence ATGACCCCCGACGAGCTGCGCGCCTTCTGCCTGGACTTCAACGACGCGACGGAGGAGTTCCCGTTCGGACCCGACGTCTCCGTCTTCAAGGTCGCCGGGAAGCTGTTCGCGCTCTCGTGGCTCGAATCCGAGCCGCTGCGGGTCAACCTCAAGTGCGATCCGGACGACGCCGTACGGCTCCGTGAGGAGCATCCGGCGATCGCCCCGGGCTATCACATGAACAAGCGGCACTGGAACACGGTGACCGTCGGAGAGCTCCCGGACCGCATGGTCCGGGAGCTCGTCGAGGACTCGTACGACCTGGTGGTCGCGGGTCTGCCGAAGGCCGTACGGCTCCGCCTCGACAGGCCGTAG
- a CDS encoding MFS transporter has product MSSRPRVPGALVALVSLFTAGYLAPYLLPTVVGRLSAGLGLTPAQAGLVGSVLLLGSSTAGFTLAARGDRIGPRRAARAGLLAMAVGYGSAAATGLVPLVVAGAVLGGLGSGTATAVAAAGISGQRDPHRASTLGLLSVSATAGALYLTLPHLAGGHAPPLLAIACAAALVWPLTGRLPGATREPRETAPTGPLPHRTAGAVLAGGILLWSLSQNALWGVSGRIGLTQAGLSEVTVGAVFAAALGAGLLGVTAAGALGSRLGRAVPIGVGTVLIAACVLLSSAAEDLTSFATGEILWNACYPVVLSYLLGLAASLDPRGRWAVLVGAASSLGVACGPLAGSLLSEGAGYPGMGVVLCALLLLVAIPMTAVARHVSGRPLVPGSVRRRGGAAGAVLAGTAAATPPTVPQMGAPEQEVAPIRVPAGRRRLVKSTYRLARPSDRG; this is encoded by the coding sequence ATGTCGTCGCGCCCGCGCGTCCCGGGGGCCCTCGTCGCCCTCGTCTCCCTCTTCACCGCCGGCTACCTCGCCCCGTACCTGCTGCCGACCGTCGTCGGCCGGCTCTCCGCCGGGCTCGGCCTCACTCCGGCACAGGCGGGCCTCGTGGGGTCCGTCCTGCTCCTCGGCTCCTCCACCGCGGGCTTCACGCTCGCCGCGCGCGGCGACCGCATCGGACCGCGCCGGGCGGCCCGTGCGGGCCTGCTCGCGATGGCGGTGGGATACGGCTCCGCCGCCGCGACCGGCCTCGTGCCCCTGGTGGTCGCGGGCGCGGTCCTCGGCGGCCTCGGTTCGGGTACGGCGACGGCGGTGGCGGCGGCCGGGATCTCCGGACAGCGGGACCCGCACCGGGCCTCGACGCTCGGCCTGCTCTCGGTCTCGGCCACGGCGGGCGCGCTCTACCTCACCCTCCCGCACCTGGCGGGAGGCCACGCGCCGCCGCTGCTCGCGATCGCCTGCGCGGCGGCCCTGGTGTGGCCGCTGACGGGCAGGCTGCCGGGCGCGACCCGGGAGCCCCGCGAGACCGCCCCGACCGGCCCGCTCCCCCACCGCACGGCGGGCGCGGTCCTGGCGGGCGGCATCCTGCTCTGGTCCCTCTCCCAGAACGCGCTGTGGGGCGTGAGCGGCCGCATCGGCCTGACGCAGGCCGGCCTCTCCGAGGTCACCGTCGGCGCGGTCTTCGCGGCGGCGCTCGGCGCGGGGCTCCTGGGGGTCACGGCGGCCGGTGCGCTGGGCTCCCGCCTGGGCCGGGCGGTACCGATCGGCGTGGGCACGGTCCTCATCGCGGCCTGCGTCCTGCTCAGCTCGGCGGCGGAGGACCTCACCTCCTTCGCGACGGGCGAGATCCTGTGGAACGCCTGCTACCCGGTGGTCCTGTCCTACCTCCTGGGCCTGGCCGCCTCCCTCGACCCCCGGGGCCGCTGGGCGGTCCTGGTCGGCGCGGCGTCCTCCCTGGGCGTGGCGTGCGGCCCCCTGGCGGGCAGCCTCCTGTCGGAGGGCGCCGGGTACCCGGGCATGGGCGTGGTCCTGTGCGCCCTGCTGCTGCTCGTCGCGATCCCGATGACGGCGGTGGCCCGCCACGTCTCGGGCCGCCCACTGGTCCCGGGCTCGGTACGGCGCAGGGGCGGCGCGGCGGGCGCGGTCCTGGCGGGCACGGCGGCGGCGACACCGCCGACGGTCCCGCAGATGGGCGCGCCGGAGCAGGAGGTCGCACCGATCCGGGTCCCGGCGGGTCGTCGCCGCCTCGTGAAGTCGACCTACAGGCTGGCGAGGCCGAGCGACCGGGGGTGA
- a CDS encoding hemolysin family protein codes for MDVSLILGAVALVVVAWLAACAEAGLARVSSFRAAEAVRSGRRGAEKLAQIASDPTRYLNVALLVRVACEMAAGVLVTYACLEAFPETWEALLVAIAVMVLVSYVAVGVSPRTIGRQHPLNTATAAAYVLLPLARIMGPIPQLLILIGNALTPGKGFRKGPFASEAELRAMVDLAEQESLIEDEERRMVHSVFELGDTLVREVMVPRTDLVCIERYKTIRQALTLALRSGFSRIPVTGENEDDIVGIVYLKDLVRRTHINRDSEADLVSTAMRPAAFVPDTKNAGDLLREMQQERNHVAVVIDEYGGTAGIVTIEDILEEIVGEITDEYDRELPPVQDLGGGSHRVTARLDIGDLGELYGLGPDEYDDEDVETVGGLLAKALGRVPIAGAKAVVELPDGRSLRLTAESPAGRRNKIVTVLVEPLEPEEKQA; via the coding sequence ATGGACGTTTCGCTGATCCTCGGCGCGGTGGCCCTGGTCGTCGTGGCCTGGCTCGCCGCCTGCGCCGAGGCCGGTCTCGCGCGCGTCTCCAGCTTCCGCGCCGCCGAGGCCGTACGGTCCGGGCGGCGCGGGGCCGAGAAGCTCGCCCAGATCGCCTCCGACCCCACCCGCTATCTCAACGTGGCGCTGCTCGTCCGCGTCGCCTGCGAGATGGCGGCCGGCGTCCTCGTCACGTACGCCTGCCTCGAAGCCTTCCCGGAGACCTGGGAGGCGCTGCTCGTCGCCATCGCCGTGATGGTCCTCGTGTCGTACGTGGCCGTGGGCGTCTCGCCGCGCACCATCGGCCGCCAGCACCCGCTGAACACGGCGACGGCCGCCGCGTACGTCCTGCTGCCGCTGGCCCGGATCATGGGGCCGATCCCGCAGCTGCTGATCCTCATCGGCAACGCGCTGACCCCGGGCAAGGGCTTCCGCAAGGGCCCCTTCGCCTCCGAGGCCGAGCTGCGGGCCATGGTGGACCTCGCCGAGCAGGAGTCGCTGATCGAGGACGAGGAGCGCCGCATGGTGCACTCCGTCTTCGAGCTGGGGGACACGCTCGTACGGGAGGTGATGGTGCCCCGTACCGACCTCGTCTGCATCGAGCGGTACAAGACGATCCGTCAGGCCCTCACCCTCGCGCTGCGCTCCGGCTTCTCCCGTATCCCCGTCACCGGGGAGAACGAGGACGACATCGTCGGCATCGTGTATCTGAAGGACCTGGTCCGCAGGACGCACATCAACCGGGACTCCGAGGCGGACCTGGTGTCGACGGCGATGCGGCCCGCCGCCTTCGTGCCCGACACCAAGAACGCCGGTGACCTGCTGCGCGAGATGCAGCAGGAGCGCAATCACGTCGCCGTCGTCATCGACGAGTACGGCGGCACGGCCGGGATCGTCACGATCGAGGACATCCTGGAGGAGATCGTCGGTGAGATCACCGACGAGTACGACCGGGAGCTGCCGCCGGTCCAGGACCTCGGCGGGGGCAGCCACCGGGTCACCGCGCGCCTCGACATCGGCGACCTCGGCGAGCTGTACGGCCTGGGGCCCGACGAGTACGACGACGAGGACGTGGAGACCGTCGGCGGACTGCTCGCGAAGGCGCTCGGCCGGGTTCCGATCGCGGGCGCCAAGGCGGTCGTGGAGCTGCCGGACGGGCGTTCGCTGCGGCTGACGGCCGAGTCCCCGGCCGGCCGCCGGAACAAGATCGTCACCGTTCTCGTGGAACCCCTGGAACCGGAGGAGAAGCAGGCATGA
- a CDS encoding helix-turn-helix transcriptional regulator, with translation MKQHRLGELREFLMSRRARVSPAEAGLPDGGPRRRTPGLRREEVAVLAGVGVSWYQWLEQGRDITVSPQVLDSVARVLRLSPAERRHLYVLAALNPPAPETAPEDRDMCDGLRRLIDAWMPFPAHIMDAYWNTVLYNDAAAIVLGMSPDTVQNCLVAFFTDPLYRTRLGHWEEIAPRVVAQFRSACSESPDDEGFRQVVEEVKELSPEFAELWERRDILPGGQNRKELEHPLVGTLYVEATQLRVPARPDLVIVLHTPLPEAGTAEKLEWLVSPEGRRGAMYPVAG, from the coding sequence ATGAAGCAGCACCGACTGGGCGAACTGCGCGAGTTCCTGATGAGCCGTCGGGCCCGGGTCAGTCCGGCCGAGGCGGGGCTCCCGGACGGCGGTCCGCGCCGCCGGACGCCGGGCCTGCGCCGGGAGGAGGTCGCGGTCCTCGCGGGCGTCGGGGTCTCCTGGTACCAGTGGCTGGAGCAGGGCCGGGACATCACGGTCTCGCCGCAGGTGCTCGACTCGGTGGCGCGGGTGCTGCGGCTGAGCCCGGCGGAGCGGCGTCATCTGTACGTCCTGGCGGCGCTGAACCCGCCGGCGCCGGAGACGGCTCCGGAGGACCGGGACATGTGTGACGGGCTGCGGCGGCTCATCGACGCGTGGATGCCGTTCCCCGCGCACATCATGGACGCGTACTGGAACACCGTCCTGTACAACGACGCGGCGGCGATCGTGCTCGGGATGAGCCCCGACACCGTGCAGAACTGCCTGGTCGCCTTCTTCACCGACCCGCTGTACCGCACCCGCCTGGGCCACTGGGAGGAGATCGCCCCCCGGGTCGTCGCCCAGTTCCGTTCGGCGTGCTCGGAGAGCCCCGACGACGAGGGCTTCCGGCAGGTCGTCGAGGAGGTCAAGGAGCTGAGCCCGGAGTTCGCGGAGCTGTGGGAGCGGCGGGACATCCTGCCCGGCGGCCAGAACCGCAAGGAGCTGGAGCATCCGCTGGTCGGCACGCTGTACGTCGAGGCGACCCAGCTCAGGGTCCCGGCCCGCCCCGACCTGGTGATCGTGCTCCACACCCCGCTGCCGGAGGCCGGTACGGCGGAGAAGCTGGAGTGGCTGGTGTCGCCGGAGGGGCGCCGCGGGGCGATGTACCCGGTCGCGGGCTGA
- a CDS encoding cytidine deaminase: MTLSSEHGDLGAEDLKIITLARSARARNGVPEGAAVRDETGRTYVAGTVELESLKLSALRTAVAMAVASGAQSLEAAAVVSSAESASDEDRAAVRDLGGPETPVLLAGPDGQLRVAVTAG, translated from the coding sequence ATGACACTCAGCAGCGAGCACGGCGACCTCGGCGCCGAGGACCTCAAGATCATCACGCTGGCGCGCAGCGCCCGCGCCCGTAACGGTGTGCCCGAGGGGGCCGCCGTACGGGACGAGACCGGTCGTACGTACGTGGCGGGGACCGTGGAGCTGGAGTCGCTCAAGCTGAGCGCGCTGCGGACCGCGGTCGCGATGGCCGTGGCCAGCGGCGCCCAGTCCCTGGAGGCGGCGGCCGTCGTGTCGAGCGCGGAGTCCGCCTCGGACGAGGACCGCGCGGCGGTACGGGACCTCGGCGGGCCGGAGACCCCGGTCCTGCTGGCGGGTCCGGACGGACAGCTGCGCGTGGCGGTCACGGCGGGCTGA
- the ybeY gene encoding rRNA maturation RNase YbeY — MSIDVNNESGTEVDERAILDIARYALARMRIHPLSELSVIVVDAEAMEQLHIQWMDLPGPTDVMSFPMDELRPPVKDDAEPPQGLLGDIVLCPEVATQQGKDAPTEHSMDEELQLLTVHGVLHLLGYDHEEPDEKAEMFGLQAAIVDGWREEKGLTGPSPAPTVS, encoded by the coding sequence ATGTCGATCGACGTCAACAACGAGTCCGGTACCGAGGTCGACGAGCGGGCGATCCTCGACATCGCCCGCTACGCGCTCGCGCGGATGCGCATCCACCCGCTCTCCGAGCTCTCGGTGATCGTCGTGGACGCGGAGGCGATGGAGCAGCTCCACATCCAGTGGATGGACCTGCCGGGTCCGACGGACGTCATGTCCTTCCCGATGGACGAGCTGCGCCCGCCGGTGAAGGACGACGCGGAGCCCCCGCAGGGGCTCCTCGGTGACATCGTGCTCTGCCCCGAGGTCGCCACCCAGCAGGGCAAGGACGCGCCGACGGAGCACTCCATGGACGAGGAGCTCCAGCTGCTCACCGTCCACGGCGTGCTCCACCTCCTCGGGTACGACCACGAGGAGCCCGACGAGAAGGCCGAGATGTTCGGCCTCCAGGCGGCGATCGTCGACGGCTGGCGCGAGGAGAAGGGCCTGACCGGCCCGTCCCCGGCGCCGACCGTCTCCTGA
- a CDS encoding PfkB family carbohydrate kinase: MSTARGDQPQQDAGVDPLVCLREPTDPACDVFLTGTVFLDIIFTGLDSAPVRGTESWARGMGSSPGGVANMATALARLGLRTSLAAAFGDDHYGEYCWDALEQGEGIDLSLSRTVPGWHSPVTVSMAYEGERTMVSHGHEAPPLDGALPAYPPHARAAVASLVPGRDEDWVAQAARGGAKVFADVGWDDTGRWDLAGLTDLAHCEAFLPNATEAMRYTRTDCPRAAARALADKVRYAVVTLGSEGAYAVDGATGETAEVPAIQVSALDPTGAGDVFVAGFVTGTLADWPLADRLAFAGLTAALSVQEFGGSLSAPTWGEIAAWWQHVQGHESQDPEALRDRYAFLERLLPAPARAWPLRRAVPTIGFRAAHS, from the coding sequence GTGAGCACAGCAAGGGGAGACCAACCGCAACAGGACGCCGGGGTCGACCCGTTGGTCTGCCTGCGCGAGCCCACCGACCCCGCCTGTGACGTCTTCCTGACCGGCACGGTCTTCCTCGACATCATCTTCACCGGCCTCGACTCCGCCCCCGTCCGCGGCACCGAGTCCTGGGCCCGCGGCATGGGCTCCAGCCCCGGCGGCGTCGCCAACATGGCCACCGCCCTCGCCCGGCTGGGGCTCCGCACCTCCCTCGCCGCCGCCTTCGGCGACGACCACTACGGCGAGTACTGCTGGGACGCGCTCGAACAGGGCGAGGGGATCGATCTGTCGCTCTCCCGCACCGTCCCCGGCTGGCACTCCCCGGTCACGGTCTCCATGGCCTACGAGGGCGAGCGCACGATGGTCTCCCACGGCCACGAGGCCCCGCCGCTCGACGGCGCCCTGCCCGCCTACCCGCCGCACGCGCGCGCGGCCGTCGCCTCCCTCGTCCCCGGCCGCGACGAGGACTGGGTCGCCCAGGCCGCCCGCGGCGGCGCCAAGGTCTTCGCCGACGTCGGCTGGGACGACACCGGCCGCTGGGACCTGGCCGGCCTCACCGACCTCGCGCACTGCGAGGCCTTCCTGCCCAACGCCACCGAGGCGATGCGCTACACCCGCACCGACTGCCCCCGGGCCGCCGCCCGCGCCCTCGCCGACAAGGTCCGCTACGCCGTCGTCACCCTCGGTTCCGAAGGCGCCTACGCCGTCGACGGCGCCACCGGCGAGACCGCCGAGGTCCCCGCCATCCAGGTCTCCGCCCTCGACCCGACCGGCGCCGGGGACGTCTTCGTCGCCGGATTCGTCACCGGCACCCTCGCCGACTGGCCGCTCGCCGACCGCCTCGCCTTCGCCGGGCTCACCGCCGCCCTCTCCGTCCAGGAGTTCGGCGGCTCCCTGTCCGCCCCCACCTGGGGCGAGATCGCCGCCTGGTGGCAGCACGTCCAGGGCCACGAGAGCCAGGACCCCGAGGCCCTGCGCGACCGCTACGCCTTCCTGGAGCGGCTCCTCCCCGCCCCCGCGCGCGCGTGGCCGCTGCGCAGGGCCGTGCCGACGATCGGGTTCAGAGCGGCCCACTCGTAA
- a CDS encoding MFS transporter, translated as MATLTSPPSDTGTEAASQASPPALTGRTRLILFVLCAAQFMVALDFSVLNVALPVLGADLGLGQSALQWAVTAFALPSGGFLLLFGRVGDLYGRKKLFLAGLALFGLASLLATFAWNPASFLTGRALQGIGAAAIVPTGMSLLTTTFPEGPLRDKALGISGTLLSLGFTVGMVLGGVMTDTLGWRSTMGLLALFAVIVLPLAPGLLPESRTPERPRLDVPGAVTVTGGLLALIYALSTAAERGFGGTDVLVGLVVGIVLLAVFVRVESRHAAPLVSLPMLRRGTVAFGNLGGLITFSMMSTVVFVLTLYLQETLDLSAFATGLVFGVQGVMSVVAGMLAPKVIGRIGARATLVGSLAGQGVLTAALLGLGEESGVVLATVAVSLASMCHLGAIISYGLTVTSGVPDEEQGLATGLVTTTQQVGLTIGIPLLGVLATTGGDLYGGVRTVLVLDAAIVLGTAVLVGLGLRRRS; from the coding sequence ATGGCAACCCTGACCTCTCCCCCGTCGGACACCGGAACCGAGGCCGCCTCTCAGGCCTCTCCCCCGGCCCTCACCGGCCGCACCCGGCTCATCCTCTTCGTGCTGTGCGCCGCCCAGTTCATGGTCGCGCTCGACTTCTCCGTGCTGAACGTGGCGCTGCCCGTCCTCGGCGCCGACCTCGGCCTCGGCCAGTCCGCCCTCCAATGGGCGGTCACCGCCTTCGCGCTGCCCTCCGGCGGCTTCCTGCTGCTCTTCGGCCGCGTCGGCGACCTCTACGGACGCAAGAAGCTGTTCCTCGCCGGACTCGCCCTCTTCGGTCTCGCCTCGCTGCTCGCCACCTTCGCCTGGAACCCGGCCTCCTTCCTCACCGGACGCGCCCTCCAGGGCATCGGCGCCGCCGCGATCGTGCCCACCGGCATGTCCCTGCTGACCACGACCTTCCCCGAGGGCCCGCTGCGCGACAAGGCGCTCGGCATCTCCGGCACCCTGCTCTCGCTCGGCTTCACCGTCGGCATGGTCCTCGGCGGCGTCATGACGGACACCCTCGGCTGGCGCTCCACCATGGGCCTGCTCGCCCTCTTCGCCGTGATCGTGCTGCCGCTGGCCCCCGGCCTGCTCCCCGAGTCCCGCACCCCGGAGCGGCCCCGGCTGGACGTGCCCGGCGCGGTGACCGTCACCGGTGGTCTGCTCGCCCTGATCTACGCCCTGTCGACGGCGGCCGAGCGCGGCTTCGGCGGCACGGACGTGCTGGTCGGTCTGGTGGTGGGGATCGTGCTGCTGGCGGTCTTCGTGCGGGTCGAGTCCCGGCACGCGGCCCCACTGGTGTCGCTGCCGATGCTGCGGCGCGGCACGGTCGCCTTCGGCAACCTGGGCGGTCTGATCACCTTCTCGATGATGTCGACCGTCGTCTTCGTCCTCACCCTCTACCTGCAGGAGACGCTGGACCTGTCGGCCTTCGCGACCGGACTGGTCTTCGGCGTGCAGGGCGTGATGTCGGTCGTGGCCGGCATGCTCGCGCCGAAGGTGATCGGCCGGATCGGCGCCCGCGCCACCCTCGTCGGCTCGCTGGCCGGTCAGGGCGTGCTGACGGCCGCGCTGCTCGGTCTGGGCGAGGAGTCGGGCGTGGTCCTGGCGACCGTCGCCGTCTCGCTGGCCTCGATGTGCCACCTCGGCGCGATCATCTCGTACGGACTGACCGTCACCTCGGGCGTCCCGGACGAGGAGCAGGGCCTGGCGACGGGCCTGGTCACGACCACCCAGCAGGTCGGCCTCACGATCGGCATCCCGCTGCTCGGCGTGCTCGCCACCACGGGCGGTGACCTGTACGGGGGCGTCCGCACGGTCCTCGTCCTGGACGCGGCGATCGTCCTCGGCACGGCGGTCCTGGTCGGCCTCGGCCTGCGGCGCCGGTCCTGA